Below is a genomic region from Syngnathus acus chromosome 20, fSynAcu1.2, whole genome shotgun sequence.
ACTGATTGACAGCCTGACGAATAAAAAGTGAAAGTAGGTTGCCGCGCTTGTGTGGAAAAATAACCCAGATCCCCCCCTCACCAGTTTGATTTTGATCAAAAAGTAGTGCTTGTGCCGCCTGGGTCTTGGCAGCATGACATCCTTTTTATCCACCTGTTACTTGAGCCATCTTGTACTTAGCATTATGAACTCTGCCTCTGCACAAAATCAGCAATGCAAGACAACCGTggcaggaaaataaataaataaaataaataaataaaataaatgtctgccTCCACAGATATTTCGCAAGACTTCAAGGATGCTCGAGCACTGCCGGCTTGTTAATGTCTAAACTGAATAAACATCTCACTTAGCCACTGTCTCACTtacctgatgtttttttttttttttatggggacGACTTTGGAACTAATCGCAAGGTAGGCCGGGAAGACAccttggagagaaaaaaaaatacaaagactacaaaaacaagaagttaACATAGAGGGAGACAAAAAAGCAGGACGAAGATGATGtcgttgtatttttttaaataactaccTAAAAGTGATTGTACAAAAAGCTATCTTGCATCTCCACGTGCGTTCAAAAAGGAAGCCGCTGAATTTTGTCTGAAAGACGTCCTTGGGTAAAAATGCGACAAGCATCATTCTGAGAAGAGCACCTCGAATGTctgccacatttttttcttcttctcataCAATCACCAAAACGCTCATCATGTAGCTTTGCgacttattttcttttgcttattgaaaaatgtcaaaaatgtcTCATCTTTCCTGTAAGTTCTTCTCACGAAGAATCTTCTTTGTTCAGCACAGAGTGCAACACCTCTGGAGCCAAAGTGAGTCAAAAGGAGGCTTGGCTGAGCAGAAGTGAGAAACGGTGAGAAGAaagcgggggtggggggggccaCTTGAGAAGGCCACCTGAGAAAGATGGGAGCTCATCTGCATCATTTCCTCTCAACGTgagtcaaaaaacaaaactttgagcATCTCAAACATTCCCGCTACTTTCACCAGCGCGACACCGCTTGACGGCACCGTTCGACTCTGTCCGCATTTGTCACTTCCACTACCCTCCTGTAGAGGGAGCCGTGAACCCTGAAAGTTATTTCAACGATGAAGCGCCCGATGCGTTGATCGATTCCTGGAAAGCTCTTTTTCCACGTGTCGCGTGGTGAAGACCCACATATCtcttcggaaaaaaaaaaaaaaaaaaaagcttgggAAGACGAAGCCAGCGGCTCACCTGCACGCTGCAGCAGTTTGAGAAGCTTGCGAGCAGCTGTCTCGTGTTGCTCGATAAGAAGCACGTGCAGGCCTTCCTGTATGGAAACCAACACCACATAGCAGACATGACACGAGCGCAAAGTTTCATCGGAGATGTGCTGATGAGGACGCACTCCCACTTAAAATGGTCGGCTGCTATTTTTACAATCGCCCCCCACCCGCCGCCCCAACCACcgaacgccccccccccccacccaccgaACGCCCTCAGTGACCTCGCGGGCTAACTGTTGGCTTGACATTTCAAACGTTTGTGAATGAACGTCTTGACGCTTCCCTCATGCACTTCCTGCTGAGCGCATTTTCTCTACTACGAAAAGCATGCAATCAATCTTAGCAGGCAATTTAGTCCAAAAGTGTCGACAGCGCCAAAAACTGCTCAATGTCCCTTTAAGAAGCGTAGCGCGACAGTTGGCTACGACCACACCGCAAACCCGCAGCGGCACGGGGCCAATTCAGGGTGCCGGGGAGTTGTTTCCAAGAAAAGGGGAAGTAGCGACTATTAAAAGAAagtgagaagaaagaaaaggaaaaaggaaaagaaatccGGCAAGAGTGAAAACGCCCCCAAACCTGAAAACAGCGCGAGTTTCATTTCGCAAAGTTGTGTGACATGGGGACTCTCCCGTGATTATGTCACCGCTCACCTTTTGGCTGACATTTGTCACGTGCACTACTGCTGGCCTATTTTTGCAAATGGCTTCGAATGacgcgtgcacgcacgcaaacGTTCACCGAGATGACGACCAGCTTCTTGATGTTGACAAACGGCGACGCTGCACTCATGACATCCTTGGGTTGCTAAAATGAGCTCGCTGGCGCCGGCGTTTAAACGCGCTCAGTtgggacacttcattaggcacACCAGTGACATCGCCTGCACAAACAAAACTGCGACGAGATTACATATCAAGTCAACCAACTCAAAACGGCTCAAAACGATGAttaaaattgtcaatttgtaatcgattaatcgaaaaattgtaaaaactTCCATCAAGAGAGAGCAATGAGTCAACTCGTGCAACTCTGCCTATTTGGATAAAAGTAAAGATATGACGTGCTTCATTGTAAAAGGTCTCAATGAGATGGAAAGTGACAGCTGAGGGCGGCGGCGTGTCGGAGGCGGAGCCCCGTCCTAGCCGGCTTCTTCGCACAAGGAGCCAGTCAAGTAGTCCCAGCTGCCACCAAAGCCCCGCCCTGGCGGGACGGCTGAAAGGTGGCCCCTCCCTCCAGCTGAGGGTTGTAAATCCAAGACGCTAAAGTGCAGCGAAAGCGGCCGCTGCCTCGGACAGGTGCAGAGCCCGAAGGAGCCTTTTCATTGCGACAAAACCAAACAACGGCGCTCCTTCAACAAGAACTTGCTGAGAGTGGATCAAGGCTCATAAATAGTTTTGCAGagctattatttatttatttgtatttttttttttttattgcaggcCAATCCCGGggaagacatttaaaaaagctcCGGCCCCCGGTCAgccgatgacatcatccagcGGCTCTCCTGATGCTGTTATATAACAAGCGTGCCGTGAGGCATCACTTACCATCAACCCGATGACGCGGTGTCACGTTTCACGATTTGTCAGCGGCGGAACAAACGCGGCCACGGCtcaagaataaagtcagacgAACGATACCGCACACTCATCTTGCCGACGTCGTCCTCTTACAATGAATATAAGAGATGACTCGAGAGGCTGCGTCATCCATTCCGGCCAGGAAAATCACACACAAGCAACATCTGGAAGACACTGAAATATTCCCAGAAAAACACAATGCTGCGCCAAAAAAAGCAGAGGAAATGGGTTTGTTCTGACACTTTTTGGGGCTTAGTCAGCAAATGTCCAGGAAAAAGTTATATCGTAATACTGTCGGAATATACTCCATTGATAcgatttgacattttgttcgTTTGAAATGACCATTTTAGTCTAGTTTTGGCTATTTTCAGGGCTCTTTTGATGACCAAGAGATTTTGTCTGATTGCTACCAAATTTGAGCAACTTATGCTAAACCCTAAATTATAGTATACCctaaattgcaaaaaaaaaaatgttttggccaTTGCGTGCGTGGGTGGAGGTTGATGACCCAGTTTGTAATTTTGCTGACATTTTAGGACTTTCCACCCCAAATAACATATTGTGCCCAAAATGTCAATACAGCATTGACAGTCCAGTACCACCAAACTCCAAGTGCTGGAAACACAACAACAtgtaaacaacacaataaaagcacaactTTCCTGCTGGGTTCCATAACAAATAACGCAAGTAGTATAGAAATAAGTCACCAAAACAGAATTCCCTGAGACGTCACAATATAAAGTGCACAATTAATGTAAAGCTTTAGCTTTCCGTTCATCGCCTTGTCTCCACAAACACGCCAAAACCATGGCAAATAGCATCTTAGCTTAGCATCATAGCTTTTTGGTTGTTTCGTGTACAGAAAACTAGCACCTGACTTGCAAAGCAGTGCGGATTCGAAAGGTGCTAGCTACctctttttatatattttcccccttttaaTTAATAACATTACACGCATAGTgggataaaacaaaaagaaatggaagatgtgatttgtttttaagcgACAATGGAGCTCGCATGAACTCTGCCTAGCAACCAGTTGAGCAATTGAGGTGCTTTCACCGTAACAAAGCGCTTTACATTATTGTTAGACGccttttctttgttgttgtgctttttgtgTACTTTTCTATTGTTCTTACGGTGCAGTTCTGCTTATTTTCTGAGCAATTATGTCAAAGTCAAtaatcaaaattatttttttatactgtaatgtttttgttgtgaacGTTGACACCTGGTAAGAAAAGAGGCTGAAAATGAGAGAACAttattctttttatatttcaaaaagGGGGTCAAGGAAcagaatgcaaaaaacaaacacgggGTCTGAAAATCCAGACAATTGAGatccaaaaatacattttcttaggaaatattaaatatgtacaaaaacataaaaattcaTCTTTTAATTCGGGCCCCTGCTGTGGAACTGCGGGGCACCATTTTTCCTTCTATtttcttaataaaaataaactttaaaTATCTGAACTCAGTCATAACTTGAATTGAGGCAGTATCAACAGATTCCaaccatctttttttccctcggcAATTGCATGCAAACGACTGCTCAGGACAGTCGGCATCCAAAAACACAAACGGACGAACGAACAAAGAGGCGGGTGGGCGAGCGCCGACTAAGCGTGCTGGTGGCGCAGAGCGGCGAGTTTGTGTGCGAGGAGCTGCCCCCGGCGCCTCAGCCGCTCCTTGAGCGACAGCAGGCGGCACTCGTCGGCGTGCATGGTGCGCACGCACTCGGTCGCTTTCTTGAGGATCACCACCTTGGACgccttgttgtttttggccAGGTCGGGGATCTGGTCACGCAGCGCCAGGAAACTCAGCTTGAGCTCGTTGCGGCGGAGGCGCTCCAGCACGTTGTGACTTCGACGCTTGTCCCGGTCCTCTGAGTCGGACGGGCTGCGGCGTTTGCGGTTGGTGCCGATCTGCTTGGGCGTGCCGCTCTGACTCACACCTCTGCACTCTAGGGGGGGCAAAGGAAGGGGAAACGTGGGTCGATTTTTGTGGATCCCGGGAATAAAAAGAGAAAGCgaaacatgaaaaatgggTACAAAAAGGTATCCAAGTGGTCTTACCTCCACCGTCGTCCATCTTGAGCCGCTTGCCCGGGTGCGCGGCGTAGTTGTGCTGCTGGGTGGAGACGTGGCAGCGTTTGAGCACCAGGGGGATGCCGGTGCCGATGCATGACAAGTCGCAACGCTTCACTGCCTGCCGCTTTTCCACCGTCACCACATCgatctcctcctcatcctccgcctCTTTGTCGttgtccacttcctcctcctcctcctcctcatcatcatcatcctctgcaacataaacaaaacaaacattacacATGACAGTCAAAGCACTCTTGAGCAACTGCCCTGACAAATTTTAAATGGCTAGATTAGTCGttaaaaatactgtacatacaaAAGTtgaattcaaacattttttaaatcatacaaaataaaattttatatttaaagaaaattgaaaatgatccCTAGCTCGTTGTGAACGCAGCGAGGGAAATATTCTTTATGCCAATACTATTGAGAAGAAAGTCGAGCTGGTGTGTCCTCGTGGTACTTTGGAGACATCCAGGAATATTCGGGGCGGGGTTGCAGCACTGGACAGATCCAATAGCATCACCCTTTTAGTTCCCGGAACAAGTGCATCCCAGGAACGCCCGcaacatgaataaaaaaaatattcttggaACTTGGGGTGGGAaattgcaccccccccccaactggAGACGGACGGTGTTACTAAATCCATGATGCAACTTAGGGAACTGCATCAAGTGAAAAGGTGAATTTAAACAAAACTTAATCAACATTTTCGAAAAGACTAAATTAGGACAGCAACTAACTACTTTAAAAATTTAttaaaattatgtttttttttttcttaattcaaTAACAGCTCTGCTGACTGTGCAGAGAACTCAGTTTCAGTGACTGGTTTGGTCGGCAACAGCCATCAGATAATCGGCAAAAATACTGACcagttttccaaagtaaaaactAATGTTTGCAATTTGCCTTATTTAAATTCAGTGCAaatcagtctgctttcatgaaGGAAAACGGATAACAGGTGCACTGCATAGACAATTGATATTATCAAAGTGGATTTCAATCAATGTAATTGATTAACGGATCAACTCCTGCACCTTTACTGAAAACATGTCGGTCAAAAGTGAATTTATGGTATAACGGCATCAACGTGATGATCAGTAAGACTAAAATGAGTGACAGCAGAACTGGGCTCACGCCCCTCAGTGAGTAAAAAGGTCACCGTGAGAATGAAGATGCCAACGATGTCCTACCTGATtcgctgctactgctgctgctgccactgTAGGGAGGCGTGTCAAGCCCCAGGTCCTGAGCGGGAGGCTCGCTCTGCTTGGGGGTCTCGGCCACCGGGTAGGGGAAGACCACCGAGGGGTCGATGCACTCTGACGCCGCCGTGTTGAGGTCCTGCAGGTAGCTCCTCCAGGCGGCCACCTCGGCCGACCCCGTTGTGGACGCATCGGCGGCAGGGGCGGAGGTCGCGAGGCTGGGATTGGCCGCGGCGGCGGCtgatgctgctgccgctgcgaAGGCGGAGACGTCCATCCGGGCTGCATGGAGCGTGGCAAGCTGCTCGGACACCACCTTCTTGAGCTTGGCCGCGGCCGAGAAGCCGCTCCACATGCAGTCCTGGATGATGATAGACTGCAGGAAGGTCTC
It encodes:
- the myca gene encoding transcriptional regulator Myc-A; its protein translation is MPLSSALLSRNYDYDSLQPYFYYDHSEEDFYPQQPQPPAPSEDIWKKFELLPTPPLSPSRRPSLSGLTYPSNADQLEMVSEFLGDDAINQSIICDSADYSETFLQSIIIQDCMWSGFSAAAKLKKVVSEQLATLHAARMDVSAFAAAAASAAAAANPSLATSAPAADASTTGSAEVAAWRSYLQDLNTAASECIDPSVVFPYPVAETPKQSEPPAQDLGLDTPPYSGSSSSSSESEDDDDEEEEEEEVDNDKEAEDEEEIDVVTVEKRQAVKRCDLSCIGTGIPLVLKRCHVSTQQHNYAAHPGKRLKMDDGGECRGVSQSGTPKQIGTNRKRRSPSDSEDRDKRRSHNVLERLRRNELKLSFLALRDQIPDLAKNNKASKVVILKKATECVRTMHADECRLLSLKERLRRRGQLLAHKLAALRHQHA